One genomic region from Streptomyces sp. NBC_01304 encodes:
- a CDS encoding excinuclease ABC subunit UvrA has product MHATPDHGHDPYIRVRAAREHNLRAVDVDIPRDVLVVFTGVSGSGKSSLAFGTIYAEAQRRYFESVAPYARRLIHQVGAPKVGEISGLPPAVSLEQRRSTPTSRSSVGTVTTLSNSLRMLFSRAGSYPAGAARLESDAFSPNTAAGACPECHGLGRVHRVTEELLVPNPELSIREGAIAAWPGAWQGKNLRDVLDTLGHDVDRPWRELPRQDREWILFTDEQPVVTVHPVREAGRIQRPYQGTYMSARRYVLKTFSDSKSQTLRAKAERFLQSAPCPVCHGSRLRPESLAVTFAGRTIADLAALPLTSLAELLAEGAAAGDETARVLTGDLLSRIEVVTELGLGYLSLDRVTPTLSAGELQRLRLATQLRSGLFGVVYVLDEPSAGLHPADTEALLTVLNRLKAAGNSVFVVEHHLDVVREADWLVDVGPHAGEHGGRVLHSGPVAELAGVEESATRRFLFDRAAAPAREVRAPSGWLKAGPVTRHNLRGVTAELPLGVFTAVTGVSGSGKSTLVGELTEDLPGVGRLVRVDQKPIGRTPRSNLATYTGLFDVVRKLFTETEEAKARGYKAGRFSFNVAGGRCETCQGEGFVSVELLFLPSTYTPCPDCHGARYNPETLEITHEGRTIAGVLDLTVEAAADFFADTPAAVRSLRALLDVGLGYLRLGQPATELSGGEAQRIKLASELQRTRRGHTLYLLDEPTTGLHPADVEVLLRQLHGLVDAGHSVVVVEHDMAVVAGADWVIDLGPGGGDEGGRIVATGTPAEVAGVAGSRTAEYLARAL; this is encoded by the coding sequence ATGCATGCCACGCCGGACCACGGCCACGACCCGTACATCCGCGTCCGCGCCGCCCGCGAGCACAATCTGCGCGCGGTCGACGTGGACATCCCGCGTGACGTCCTGGTCGTCTTCACCGGCGTCTCCGGCTCGGGCAAGTCGAGCCTCGCCTTCGGCACGATCTACGCCGAGGCGCAGCGCCGCTACTTCGAGTCCGTGGCGCCGTACGCGCGTCGCCTCATCCATCAGGTGGGCGCGCCGAAGGTCGGCGAGATCTCGGGGCTGCCGCCTGCCGTGTCGCTGGAGCAGCGTCGCTCGACGCCGACGTCGCGCTCGTCCGTCGGGACGGTGACCACCCTCTCCAACTCCCTGCGCATGCTGTTCTCCCGCGCGGGCAGCTACCCGGCGGGCGCCGCGCGCCTCGAGTCCGACGCGTTCTCGCCGAACACGGCGGCCGGGGCCTGCCCCGAGTGCCACGGCCTCGGACGGGTGCACCGGGTCACCGAGGAACTGCTCGTCCCGAACCCGGAGTTGTCGATCCGCGAGGGCGCGATCGCCGCCTGGCCGGGTGCCTGGCAGGGCAAGAACCTCCGGGACGTCCTCGACACGCTCGGCCACGACGTGGACCGGCCGTGGCGGGAGCTCCCGCGGCAGGACCGGGAGTGGATTCTCTTCACGGACGAGCAGCCGGTGGTCACCGTGCACCCGGTGCGCGAGGCCGGCCGTATCCAACGCCCTTACCAGGGCACGTACATGAGCGCCCGGCGCTATGTGCTGAAGACGTTCTCCGACTCCAAGAGCCAGACGCTGCGCGCCAAGGCGGAGCGCTTCCTGCAGAGCGCGCCCTGCCCGGTGTGCCACGGCAGCCGGCTGCGGCCCGAGTCCCTCGCGGTGACGTTCGCCGGCCGCACCATCGCCGACCTGGCCGCCCTGCCGCTGACCTCGCTCGCCGAGCTGCTTGCTGAGGGTGCGGCGGCGGGCGACGAGACGGCGCGCGTGCTCACCGGCGATCTGCTCTCGCGCATCGAGGTGGTGACCGAGCTGGGGCTCGGCTATCTCAGCCTGGACCGGGTGACGCCCACCCTGTCGGCGGGCGAGCTGCAGCGACTGCGGCTCGCGACGCAGCTGCGGTCGGGGCTCTTCGGTGTCGTGTACGTCCTGGACGAGCCCTCGGCCGGGCTGCATCCGGCGGACACCGAGGCCCTGCTCACCGTACTCAACAGGCTGAAGGCGGCCGGGAATTCGGTGTTCGTCGTCGAGCACCACCTCGATGTCGTACGGGAGGCGGACTGGCTCGTGGACGTCGGGCCGCACGCGGGCGAGCACGGCGGTCGGGTCCTGCACAGCGGTCCGGTCGCGGAGCTGGCCGGGGTCGAGGAGTCGGCGACGCGGCGCTTCCTCTTCGACCGCGCGGCCGCGCCCGCCCGGGAGGTGCGCGCGCCTTCGGGATGGCTGAAGGCGGGCCCGGTCACCCGGCACAATCTGCGGGGCGTCACGGCGGAGTTGCCGCTCGGGGTGTTCACCGCCGTGACGGGCGTGTCGGGTTCCGGAAAGTCCACCTTGGTCGGCGAGTTGACCGAGGACCTGCCGGGCGTGGGCCGTCTGGTGCGCGTCGACCAGAAGCCGATCGGCCGTACGCCGCGGTCGAACCTGGCGACGTACACCGGCCTCTTCGACGTCGTACGGAAACTCTTCACGGAGACCGAGGAGGCGAAGGCGCGCGGCTACAAGGCGGGCCGGTTCTCGTTCAATGTGGCGGGCGGGCGGTGCGAGACCTGTCAGGGCGAGGGGTTCGTCAGCGTCGAACTGCTCTTCCTGCCGAGTACGTACACACCCTGCCCGGACTGCCACGGCGCGCGCTACAACCCCGAGACGCTGGAGATCACACACGAGGGCCGCACCATCGCCGGCGTCCTCGACCTGACCGTCGAGGCTGCCGCGGACTTCTTCGCCGACACCCCGGCCGCCGTACGCAGCCTGCGTGCGCTCCTCGATGTCGGGCTCGGCTATCTGCGCCTCGGGCAGCCCGCGACCGAACTGTCCGGCGGCGAGGCCCAGCGGATCAAGCTGGCGAGCGAGCTGCAGCGGACCCGGCGCGGGCACACGCTCTACCTCCTGGACGAGCCGACGACGGGCCTGCACCCGGCCGATGTGGAGGTCCTGCTGCGGCAGTTGCACGGTCTTGTCGACGCGGGGCACTCGGTGGTGGTCGTCGAGCACGACATGGCGGTGGTGGCCGGGGCGGACTGGGTGATCGACCTCGGTCCTGGCGGGGGCGACGAGGGCGGCCGGATCGTCGCGACCGGCACGCCGGCCGAGGTGGCGGGCGTGGCCGGGAGCCGCACGGCGGAGTATCTGGCCCGCGCACTCTGA
- a CDS encoding acyl-CoA synthetase has protein sequence MHPGAYDPDRAAVVTADGRRTLTYGRLEERSVRLANHLRAAGLRRGDHLAVLSDNDPRMLEVYWAALRSGLYLTAVNHHLTAQEAAYIVRDCGASGIVVSASLAELAEEVAESAPGPKVRLAYGGVAVAGHDSYEDALAAASPVAPAHQPRGTDMLYSSGTTGRPKGIVPTLPEGDVTSEPSMYQLIFQPMYGFDEGTVYLCPAPLYHAAPLRFSGVITATGGTIVLMDAFDAEGALAAIERHRVTHSQWVPTMFVRMLKLPDAVRESYDVSSLKVAIHAAAPCPVQVKQRMMDWWGPVLHEYYSSTEGNGITFINPGEWLRKPGSVGRAELLGELRICAEDGTLLGPGETGTVYFEREELPFRYHNDTGRTVEAQHPGHPTWTTTGDVGHVDDDGYLFLTDRRAFTIISGGVNIYPQEIEDCLTLHPKVADVAVIGVPDAEMGESVKAVVQAESGVVPGPELARELLDFVRERIAHYKAPRSLDFTDALPRTPAGKLAKSALRKAYWPSV, from the coding sequence ATGCATCCGGGAGCGTACGACCCCGACAGGGCGGCCGTCGTCACCGCCGACGGCCGCCGGACGCTTACGTACGGCCGGCTCGAAGAGCGATCGGTGCGGCTCGCGAACCATCTGCGGGCCGCGGGCCTGCGGCGCGGCGACCATCTCGCGGTCCTGTCGGACAACGATCCGCGGATGCTCGAGGTGTACTGGGCGGCGCTCCGCTCGGGCCTCTACCTCACGGCGGTCAACCACCACCTCACCGCGCAGGAGGCGGCGTACATCGTCCGCGACTGCGGTGCGAGCGGCATCGTGGTGTCCGCCTCGCTTGCCGAACTGGCGGAAGAGGTCGCCGAGTCGGCGCCGGGGCCGAAGGTGCGGCTGGCCTACGGCGGCGTGGCGGTGGCGGGGCACGACTCGTACGAGGACGCCCTGGCGGCGGCCTCCCCGGTGGCGCCCGCGCACCAGCCGCGCGGCACCGACATGCTCTACTCCTCCGGCACCACCGGCCGCCCCAAGGGCATCGTGCCCACGCTCCCCGAAGGGGACGTCACCTCCGAACCCAGCATGTACCAGCTGATCTTCCAGCCGATGTACGGCTTCGACGAGGGCACCGTCTACCTCTGCCCCGCACCCCTCTACCACGCGGCACCCCTGCGCTTCTCCGGCGTCATCACCGCGACCGGCGGCACGATCGTCCTCATGGACGCCTTCGACGCCGAGGGCGCGCTCGCCGCGATCGAGCGGCACCGGGTGACGCACAGCCAGTGGGTGCCCACCATGTTCGTGCGGATGCTGAAGCTCCCGGACGCGGTGCGCGAGAGCTACGACGTGTCGTCCCTGAAGGTCGCCATCCATGCGGCAGCGCCCTGCCCCGTGCAGGTCAAGCAGCGGATGATGGACTGGTGGGGTCCGGTCCTGCACGAGTACTACTCGTCCACCGAGGGCAACGGCATCACCTTCATCAACCCCGGGGAATGGCTGCGCAAGCCCGGCTCGGTCGGGCGCGCCGAGCTCCTGGGAGAGCTGCGGATCTGCGCCGAGGACGGCACGCTGCTCGGCCCCGGCGAGACCGGCACCGTCTACTTCGAGCGCGAGGAACTGCCCTTCCGCTACCACAACGACACCGGCCGCACGGTCGAGGCCCAGCACCCCGGCCACCCCACCTGGACCACCACCGGCGACGTCGGCCACGTCGACGACGACGGCTATCTCTTCCTCACCGACCGCCGCGCCTTCACGATCATCTCGGGCGGCGTGAACATCTATCCGCAGGAGATCGAGGACTGTCTGACCCTGCACCCGAAGGTCGCCGACGTGGCCGTCATCGGGGTGCCGGACGCGGAGATGGGCGAATCGGTGAAGGCGGTCGTCCAGGCGGAGTCCGGGGTTGTGCCGGGACCCGAACTCGCCCGTGAGCTCCTGGACTTCGTACGGGAGCGGATCGCGCACTACAAGGCGCCGCGCAGCCTGGACTTCACGGACGCGCTGCCGCGCACCCCCGCGGGCAAGCTGGCCAAATCCGCGCTGCGGAAGGCCTATTGGCCCTCCGTCTAG
- a CDS encoding YceI family protein — MTTETNTTLPLSAGTWKFDPLHSAVGFQIRHLGISKVRGRFDQLEAELVVGETLADSLITATVALESINTGNADRDAHVRASDLLDVAKRPTMAFRSTGISGEGEDWTLEGDLTIGDVTRPIAFDVEFGGLVDVPMDGSRHAGFEATGELRRSEFGLDFAPGFLGEVVKINLDVQFVAPESGDSADS; from the coding sequence ATGACCACTGAGACGAACACCACCCTCCCGCTGTCCGCCGGCACCTGGAAGTTCGACCCCCTGCATTCCGCGGTCGGCTTCCAGATCCGCCACCTCGGCATCTCCAAGGTCCGGGGCCGCTTCGACCAGCTGGAGGCCGAGCTGGTCGTGGGGGAGACCCTCGCCGACAGCCTGATCACGGCCACCGTCGCCCTGGAGTCGATCAACACGGGGAACGCCGACCGTGACGCCCACGTCCGGGCCTCCGACCTGCTCGACGTCGCCAAGCGGCCCACCATGGCGTTCCGTTCGACCGGGATCAGCGGCGAGGGCGAGGACTGGACCCTCGAAGGCGATCTGACCATCGGCGACGTGACCCGGCCGATCGCCTTCGACGTCGAGTTCGGCGGGCTCGTCGACGTACCCATGGACGGCAGCCGGCACGCCGGGTTCGAGGCGACGGGGGAGCTGCGGCGCAGCGAGTTCGGCCTGGACTTCGCGCCCGGGTTCCTCGGCGAGGTCGTGAAGATCAACCTGGATGTGCAGTTCGTGGCGCCGGAGTCGGGGGACTCCGCCGACAGCTGA
- a CDS encoding helix-turn-helix domain-containing protein: MSDNQLGAFLRARREGLAPAEVGLPPGSRRRTPGLRRSELALLAGISVEYLARLEQGRDRRPSAQVMAALSDALRLGLDDRVHLRHLMKSAEGHFLCTVAPTPTREVRPTVRALLDRLEPTPAVVVNWLGEAVAHTRGYERLAGPLGALDGSPPSLIRYVLTDPRAREAYPDWELVADEQVASIPFGLGQEDPNLANLAEELTITAGAAFTDRLASARRVPVRSGAERLVHPEVGELRLSYEVLELPESDGQRLRVLLPADEATSAALDRLNGRRPGTLRAVGS, encoded by the coding sequence GTGAGTGACAACCAGTTGGGAGCCTTCCTGCGCGCCCGCCGCGAAGGGCTGGCGCCGGCCGAAGTGGGCCTGCCGCCCGGCAGTCGACGCCGCACGCCGGGGCTGCGCCGCTCCGAGCTCGCTCTGCTCGCCGGCATCAGCGTGGAGTATCTGGCCCGCCTGGAACAGGGCCGCGACCGCCGTCCGTCCGCCCAGGTGATGGCCGCGCTCAGCGACGCGCTGCGGCTCGGCCTGGACGACCGGGTGCATCTGCGGCACCTGATGAAGTCGGCCGAGGGCCACTTCCTGTGCACGGTCGCACCGACGCCCACGCGGGAGGTGCGGCCCACGGTGCGGGCGCTGCTCGACCGCCTGGAGCCGACGCCCGCGGTGGTGGTCAACTGGCTCGGCGAGGCGGTCGCCCACACCCGCGGATACGAGCGGCTGGCCGGGCCCCTGGGCGCGCTCGACGGATCGCCGCCGAGCCTGATCCGCTACGTACTGACCGACCCGCGGGCCCGCGAGGCATATCCCGACTGGGAGCTGGTGGCCGACGAACAGGTCGCCTCGATCCCCTTCGGCCTCGGCCAGGAGGACCCCAACCTGGCCAACCTCGCCGAGGAGCTGACGATCACCGCCGGGGCGGCCTTCACGGACCGGCTCGCTTCCGCCAGGCGGGTGCCGGTGCGGTCGGGAGCGGAGCGCTTGGTCCACCCCGAGGTGGGGGAACTCCGCCTCTCCTACGAGGTGCTCGAACTCCCGGAGTCGGACGGGCAGCGGTTGCGGGTACTGCTGCCCGCGGACGAGGCGACGTCCGCGGCCCTGGACCGGTTGAACGGGCGCAGGCCGGGGACGTTGCGCGCGGTGGGCAGTTGA
- a CDS encoding protease inhibitor I42 family protein gives MRLRSALSLVLSLVALTALSGCGLFGPTTYGVDEQSIEVDAGDEFVLSLPASPSLGENWFVAEPRADKDVVKLQSLDEDWGDGGGNDGGGGGTQSFTFKAGEPGTAKIKMLHCQLGKCSTKLGAPAPTPSPGESPFPVVTGKPGEHDREYYVFTVTVG, from the coding sequence ATGCGCCTTCGTTCCGCCCTCTCCCTCGTCCTGTCCCTGGTGGCACTGACGGCCTTGTCGGGCTGTGGGCTGTTCGGACCCACGACGTACGGGGTCGATGAGCAGTCCATCGAGGTGGACGCGGGCGACGAGTTCGTCTTGTCCCTCCCGGCCAGCCCCTCTCTGGGCGAGAACTGGTTCGTGGCAGAGCCCCGCGCCGACAAGGACGTCGTCAAGCTCCAGAGCCTGGACGAGGATTGGGGGGACGGCGGAGGCAATGACGGCGGAGGGGGCGGAACCCAGTCCTTCACCTTCAAGGCGGGCGAGCCGGGCACAGCGAAGATCAAGATGCTGCACTGCCAACTCGGCAAGTGCAGTACCAAGTTGGGTGCCCCTGCGCCGACGCCCTCACCGGGCGAGTCGCCCTTCCCCGTCGTCACCGGGAAGCCGGGCGAGCACGACCGCGAGTACTACGTCTTCACCGTCACCGTCGGATGA
- a CDS encoding WXG100 family type VII secretion target, which translates to MPGQAAQDGYRVQKGGMAAEADKLDKAGDDVGVVAAAVKDTACYTPDALGGSDSGPAYNDFAASWQAEAETLEAALHELADKVRVSSANYQGAEHQAVAGMSAAGASDVAPISAPADGGYRTMPAPAGGGATAISAPVGRDDFWSGPTPAGDTPRLAPVGRDDVWSGPTPAGDTPRLLPEGDGPYWSGPAPAGDTPRLLPEDDGPYWSGPAPAGDTPPLGPPPVGTNPTPGGRPPGLADFD; encoded by the coding sequence ATGCCTGGTCAGGCGGCACAGGACGGGTATCGCGTCCAGAAGGGCGGCATGGCCGCCGAGGCCGACAAGCTCGACAAGGCGGGCGACGACGTCGGTGTCGTCGCGGCCGCGGTCAAGGACACGGCCTGCTACACGCCGGACGCCCTCGGCGGATCGGACTCGGGTCCCGCGTACAACGACTTCGCCGCCAGCTGGCAGGCCGAGGCCGAGACCCTGGAGGCCGCGCTGCATGAACTGGCCGACAAGGTCAGGGTGTCGAGCGCGAACTACCAGGGCGCCGAGCATCAGGCCGTCGCCGGGATGAGCGCGGCCGGGGCCTCGGACGTCGCGCCCATCTCGGCCCCGGCGGACGGTGGTTACCGGACGATGCCCGCTCCTGCCGGCGGCGGAGCCACGGCCATTTCCGCGCCTGTGGGCCGTGACGACTTCTGGTCCGGTCCGACCCCGGCGGGGGACACGCCGCGGCTGGCTCCGGTGGGTCGTGACGATGTCTGGTCGGGTCCGACGCCTGCGGGTGATACGCCTCGACTGCTGCCGGAAGGCGACGGCCCGTACTGGTCCGGTCCGGCACCGGCGGGGGACACGCCTCGGCTGCTGCCCGAGGACGACGGCCCGTACTGGTCCGGTCCGGCACCGGCGGGTGACACGCCCCCGCTTGGCCCGCCGCCGGTGGGGACCAATCCGACGCCCGGTGGCAGGCCCCCGGGGCTCGCCGACTTCGACTGA
- a CDS encoding succinate dehydrogenase/fumarate reductase iron-sulfur subunit yields the protein MKLNLRVWRQRSADADGAMSTYEVDGISQDMSFLEMLDTLNEELIVKGEDPVAFDHDCREGICGACSLVINGDAHGPERTTTCQLHMRSFEDGDTIDIEPWRAAAFPVIKDLVVDRSSFDRIIQAGGYVSAPTGSAPEAHATPVPKPDADSAFEHAECIGCGACVAACPNGSAMLFTSAKVNHLNVLPQGAPERETRVLDMVGQMDAEGFGGCTLTGECATACPKGIPLPSIAAMNKEWLRATRKVSRR from the coding sequence ATGAAGCTCAACCTGCGCGTCTGGCGGCAGCGGTCCGCCGATGCCGACGGAGCGATGTCCACGTACGAAGTGGACGGAATCTCCCAGGACATGTCGTTCCTGGAGATGCTCGACACGCTCAACGAAGAGCTGATCGTGAAGGGTGAGGACCCGGTCGCCTTCGACCACGACTGCCGCGAAGGGATCTGCGGGGCCTGCTCGCTCGTCATCAACGGCGACGCCCACGGGCCGGAGCGGACCACGACCTGCCAGCTCCACATGCGGTCCTTCGAGGACGGCGACACCATCGACATCGAACCGTGGCGGGCGGCGGCCTTCCCCGTCATCAAGGACCTGGTCGTCGACCGTTCGTCCTTCGACCGGATCATCCAGGCGGGTGGGTATGTCAGCGCGCCCACCGGGTCCGCGCCCGAGGCGCATGCCACGCCCGTGCCCAAGCCGGACGCGGACTCCGCGTTCGAGCATGCGGAGTGCATCGGGTGCGGGGCGTGTGTGGCGGCCTGTCCGAACGGTTCGGCGATGCTCTTCACGTCGGCGAAGGTCAACCATTTGAATGTGCTGCCGCAGGGGGCGCCCGAGCGGGAGACGCGGGTGCTCGACATGGTGGGGCAGATGGACGCGGAGGGGTTCGGCGGGTGCACGCTCACCGGGGAGTGCGCCACCGCTTGTCCCAAGGGGATTCCGCTGCCGTCCATTGCGGCCATGAACAAGGAGTGGCTGCGGGCGACGCGAAAGGTGTCCCGACGCTGA
- a CDS encoding fumarate reductase/succinate dehydrogenase flavoprotein subunit yields the protein MAYWDYAVGEALADALAPAGPVAERWDTRRFEAKLVNPANRRKHTVIVVGTGLAGGSAGATLAEQGYHVVQFCFSDSPRRAHSIAAQGGINAAKNYRNDGDSVHRLFYDTVKGGDFRARESNVHRLAQISVEIIDQCVAQGVPFAREYGGLLDTRSFGGVQVSRTFYARGQTGQQLLLGAYQALSRQIAAGNVELHARTEMLDLIVVDGRARGIVARDLVTGKIDTYFADAVVLATGGYGNVFYLSTNAMNSNATAVWRAHRRGAYFANPCFTQIHPTCIPRTGDHQSKLTLMSESLRNDGRIWVPKAQGDTRPANEIPEDERDYYLERIYPSFGNLVPRDIASRAAKNVCDEGRGVGPGGQGVYLDFADAIGRMGRDKVEEKYGNLFEMYERITAENPYEVPMRIYPAVHYTMGGLWVDYDLGTTVPGLFAIGEANFSDHGANRLGASALMQGLADGYFVLPSTINDYLARNPHNDEVGAEHPVVQEVLAETEDRINLLLAVDGDRTPDSFHRELGELMWEFCGMARTETGLRKALERIPQIREEFWRRIKVPGSGEEFNQSLEKANRIVDYLELAELMCLDALHRAESCGGHFREESQTPDGEAARRDEEFSYAAAWEFTATGASPVLHKEELTFEYVHPTQRSYA from the coding sequence ATGGCTTATTGGGATTACGCGGTCGGCGAGGCCCTCGCCGACGCCTTGGCCCCGGCGGGGCCGGTCGCCGAGCGCTGGGACACCCGGCGCTTCGAGGCCAAGCTGGTCAACCCGGCCAACCGGCGCAAGCACACCGTGATCGTCGTGGGCACCGGGCTCGCGGGCGGCTCGGCGGGCGCCACGCTGGCCGAACAGGGCTACCACGTCGTGCAGTTCTGCTTCTCGGACTCGCCGCGCCGGGCGCACTCGATCGCCGCGCAGGGCGGCATCAACGCCGCGAAGAACTACCGCAACGACGGCGACTCGGTCCACCGCCTCTTCTACGACACGGTCAAGGGCGGCGACTTCCGCGCCCGCGAGTCCAACGTCCACCGGCTCGCGCAGATCTCCGTCGAGATCATCGACCAGTGCGTGGCCCAGGGCGTGCCGTTCGCCCGGGAGTACGGCGGGCTGCTCGACACCCGCTCCTTCGGCGGCGTACAGGTGTCGCGTACGTTCTACGCCCGCGGGCAGACCGGGCAGCAGCTGCTCCTCGGCGCCTATCAGGCGCTGTCGCGTCAAATCGCCGCAGGGAACGTCGAGTTGCACGCCCGCACCGAGATGCTCGACCTGATCGTCGTGGACGGGCGGGCCCGCGGGATCGTCGCCCGGGACCTGGTGACCGGGAAGATCGACACCTACTTCGCGGACGCCGTGGTGCTCGCGACGGGCGGCTACGGCAACGTCTTCTACCTGTCGACGAACGCCATGAACTCCAACGCCACCGCCGTCTGGCGGGCCCACCGGCGCGGCGCCTACTTCGCCAACCCCTGCTTCACGCAGATCCACCCCACCTGCATTCCGCGCACCGGTGACCACCAGTCGAAGCTGACGCTGATGAGCGAGTCGCTGCGCAACGACGGACGGATCTGGGTGCCGAAGGCGCAGGGCGACACCCGGCCGGCGAACGAGATCCCCGAGGACGAGCGGGACTACTACCTGGAGCGGATCTACCCGTCCTTCGGCAACCTGGTCCCGCGCGACATCGCCTCCCGCGCCGCCAAGAACGTGTGCGACGAGGGCAGGGGAGTGGGGCCCGGCGGGCAGGGCGTCTACCTGGACTTCGCCGATGCCATCGGGCGGATGGGCCGGGACAAGGTCGAGGAAAAGTACGGCAACCTCTTCGAGATGTACGAGCGGATCACCGCGGAGAACCCGTACGAGGTGCCGATGCGGATCTATCCGGCCGTGCACTACACGATGGGTGGCCTGTGGGTCGACTACGACCTGGGGACCACCGTGCCGGGCCTGTTCGCGATCGGCGAGGCCAACTTCTCCGACCACGGGGCGAACCGGCTCGGCGCGTCCGCGCTGATGCAGGGCCTCGCGGACGGCTACTTCGTCCTCCCCTCGACGATCAACGACTATCTGGCGCGCAACCCGCACAATGACGAGGTGGGCGCCGAACACCCCGTGGTCCAGGAGGTGTTGGCCGAGACCGAGGACCGGATCAACCTGCTGCTCGCCGTCGACGGCGACCGTACCCCCGACTCCTTCCACCGTGAACTCGGCGAGCTGATGTGGGAGTTCTGCGGCATGGCCCGTACGGAGACGGGGCTGCGCAAGGCCCTGGAGCGCATCCCGCAGATCCGCGAGGAGTTCTGGCGCCGCATCAAGGTCCCGGGCAGCGGCGAGGAGTTCAACCAGTCCCTGGAGAAGGCCAACCGCATCGTCGACTACCTGGAGCTCGCCGAGCTGATGTGCCTCGACGCACTGCACCGCGCCGAGTCCTGCGGCGGCCACTTCCGCGAGGAGTCCCAGACGCCGGACGGCGAGGCGGCACGGCGGGACGAGGAGTTCTCGTACGCGGCGGCCTGGGAGTTCACCGCGACGGGTGCTTCCCCCGTGCTGCACAAGGAAGAGCTGACCTTCGAGTACGTCCACCCCACCCAGCGGAGCTACGCATGA
- a CDS encoding succinate dehydrogenase gives MALATRTDPQTGRRPSMAHTLWNSTVGKKTVMAVSGLIMLLYLVVHMMGNLKIFFGPDEFNGYAHWLRVVGEPFMHYEWTLWLVRVVLLAAVVAHAVSAYQLSRRDIKARPSKYVHKKARASYATRTMRWGGIILGLFLVWHLLDLTTLTVNNHGVHGEAYQNVVATFHTWYGNVIYITAMLALGFHIRHGFWSAAQTLGAASARRDRALKLTANGLAVLLTVGFVSVPVAVMTGLVS, from the coding sequence ATGGCTCTGGCGACGCGGACGGATCCGCAGACAGGACGACGGCCGTCCATGGCGCACACGCTGTGGAACTCGACCGTCGGCAAGAAGACCGTGATGGCCGTGAGCGGCCTGATCATGCTGCTGTACCTGGTCGTTCACATGATGGGCAATCTGAAGATCTTCTTCGGTCCGGACGAGTTCAACGGCTACGCCCACTGGCTGCGTGTCGTCGGCGAGCCCTTCATGCACTACGAGTGGACGCTCTGGCTGGTCCGCGTGGTGCTGCTCGCCGCGGTCGTCGCGCATGCGGTGTCCGCGTACCAGCTCAGCCGCCGCGACATCAAGGCGCGGCCCAGCAAGTACGTGCACAAGAAGGCGCGCGCGAGCTATGCGACGCGGACCATGCGCTGGGGCGGGATCATCCTCGGCCTGTTCCTCGTGTGGCACCTGCTCGATCTGACGACCCTGACCGTCAACAACCACGGTGTGCACGGCGAGGCGTACCAGAACGTCGTCGCGACCTTCCACACCTGGTACGGCAACGTCATCTACATCACCGCGATGCTCGCCCTCGGCTTCCACATCCGGCACGGCTTCTGGAGCGCGGCCCAGACCCTCGGCGCCGCAAGCGCCCGCCGTGACCGGGCCCTGAAGCTGACGGCCAACGGCCTCGCGGTGCTGCTGACCGTGGGCTTCGTCTCCGTACCCGTCGCCGTCATGACCGGATTGGTGAGCTGA